A stretch of the Blastocatellia bacterium genome encodes the following:
- a CDS encoding ERAP1-like C-terminal domain-containing protein, which yields MFYYKILLILFLTFLSFYPVMANVNIEDTEKTIPEIGISRQLANKRASIYSHIRYKLNYEIKPMDENLIGHIEIELQISNPSESLILDFKSLGDDPNQLNGTLRNNFLVVNGHIITDFQQVNGHIIIPSKTLKVGNNSLELSFICPVRKSGAAITRYIDKDDNNEYLYSLFVPSDAHMAFPCFDQPDLKVRFSLSITCPGHWAVVTNTPLKERISNRPGHFQIATFEETKALSTYLFAFAAGPFSQLEIENSKTPMDLYVRKSKESKAKNELKEIARLHREGLETLASYFDYPYPFGKCDMVILPEFAYGGMEHAGAIFFREDRMLFPNEPSPNDLLNRASLILHEAAHQWFGNLVTMRWFDDLWLKEGFATFMAYQAMEKVFPGNVWKNFYQANKPRAYSTDSTKGTTPIFQEIPNLKDAKSAYGNIVYTKAPSMLRQLEFYLGKEAFQKGVQAFLSSYAFSNAEWSDLIKCYEKSAGYSLKTWADAWVKRRAMAVVEPVLTIRAGKIHTLSLKQNNILGEDTIWPLKTKLILAYTNQPAIVLTVSLTSTTTVVTDVVGKPKPDYIFANYEDFGYGEFRLDSKSLAYIKSNLANVSDQFLRSLLWGAIWNAVQQGVFAPVEYLELVCQALSKEEDPITVQLVLSNSAVAFSHYLSFQQKNKIAPKLETMLFQEIKSDKSLGLRLTYFRSLPNLISSAEGRKQLVDLLEGKMSFDKIELKAKDRWELITSLISQSDPMAEKLLFIEEKQDLSADAQRYSFIAKAAQANKELKKNYFERYLQDRELAENWIETSLRAFNSPNQANLTIGYLRPALAALPQLKKQRKIFFINEWLAAFISGQSSPQALEIVQQYLRENSIDRDLQLKVLEASDKLEKCVKSRSKYASKKSIKSSK from the coding sequence ATGTTTTACTACAAAATATTATTAATTTTATTTCTAACTTTTTTAAGTTTTTATCCTGTTATGGCGAATGTAAATATTGAAGATACTGAAAAGACTATTCCAGAAATTGGTATTTCGCGTCAACTAGCAAATAAACGTGCTTCTATCTACTCTCATATAAGATATAAATTAAATTATGAAATTAAACCTATGGATGAAAATTTAATAGGTCATATTGAAATAGAACTTCAAATTTCTAACCCATCAGAGTCATTAATTTTAGATTTTAAGAGCCTTGGAGACGATCCTAATCAACTTAATGGAACACTAAGAAATAATTTTTTAGTTGTTAATGGTCATATTATTACAGATTTTCAACAAGTTAATGGTCATATTATTATCCCAAGCAAAACATTAAAAGTAGGTAATAATTCTTTAGAACTAAGTTTTATTTGTCCTGTACGTAAATCTGGTGCAGCAATTACTCGATATATAGATAAAGACGACAATAACGAGTATCTTTATAGTTTATTTGTTCCAAGTGATGCTCATATGGCTTTTCCTTGTTTTGACCAACCTGACTTAAAAGTTCGTTTTAGTTTATCTATAACTTGTCCTGGACATTGGGCAGTTGTAACTAATACCCCTTTAAAAGAAAGAATAAGTAATCGTCCTGGACACTTTCAAATAGCGACTTTTGAAGAAACTAAAGCTCTTAGTACTTATCTTTTTGCTTTTGCTGCCGGGCCTTTTTCACAACTAGAAATTGAAAACAGCAAAACTCCTATGGATTTATATGTCCGTAAATCCAAGGAAAGTAAAGCTAAAAATGAGCTAAAAGAAATTGCTCGTCTTCATCGTGAAGGGCTAGAAACCTTGGCAAGCTATTTTGATTATCCTTATCCTTTTGGCAAATGTGATATGGTAATTTTACCTGAATTTGCTTATGGTGGAATGGAACATGCTGGAGCCATATTTTTTAGAGAAGATCGTATGCTTTTTCCTAATGAACCTTCTCCCAATGACTTATTAAACCGAGCTAGTTTAATTTTACATGAGGCTGCTCATCAATGGTTTGGTAATTTAGTTACTATGCGATGGTTTGATGATCTTTGGCTAAAAGAAGGGTTTGCGACTTTTATGGCTTATCAGGCTATGGAAAAAGTCTTTCCTGGCAACGTTTGGAAAAACTTCTATCAAGCTAATAAACCTAGAGCATATTCAACTGATAGCACCAAAGGAACAACACCCATTTTTCAAGAAATCCCTAATCTAAAAGATGCAAAATCAGCTTATGGTAATATTGTTTACACTAAAGCACCTTCAATGCTTCGCCAACTTGAGTTTTATTTAGGTAAAGAAGCTTTCCAAAAAGGTGTCCAAGCATTTTTAAGTAGCTATGCTTTTTCTAATGCTGAATGGTCGGACTTAATTAAATGTTATGAAAAGTCGGCTGGTTATAGCTTAAAAACTTGGGCTGATGCATGGGTAAAGCGTCGGGCAATGGCCGTTGTTGAACCTGTTTTAACTATTAGAGCAGGAAAAATTCACACTCTAAGCTTAAAACAAAATAATATTTTAGGAGAAGATACTATTTGGCCGCTAAAAACTAAATTAATCTTAGCCTACACTAACCAACCAGCTATAGTTTTAACTGTTAGTCTAACTAGCACTACAACTGTAGTTACAGATGTAGTAGGAAAGCCTAAACCAGATTATATTTTTGCTAATTATGAAGATTTTGGATATGGCGAGTTTCGTTTAGATAGTAAAAGTTTAGCTTATATAAAAAGTAATTTAGCAAATGTTTCAGATCAGTTTTTACGCTCGCTTCTTTGGGGAGCCATTTGGAATGCAGTTCAACAAGGCGTTTTTGCACCTGTTGAATATCTAGAATTAGTTTGTCAAGCTTTAAGTAAAGAAGAAGATCCTATCACTGTACAATTAGTTTTAAGTAACTCTGCTGTAGCTTTTAGCCATTATTTATCTTTTCAACAAAAAAACAAAATTGCTCCTAAATTAGAAACAATGCTTTTTCAAGAAATAAAATCTGATAAAAGCTTAGGACTACGTTTAACTTACTTTCGCTCTCTACCAAATTTAATAAGTAGTGCTGAAGGAAGAAAACAGCTAGTAGATTTACTAGAAGGAAAAATGAGTTTTGATAAAATTGAGCTAAAAGCAAAAGATCGTTGGGAACTTATTACTAGCTTAATTTCACAATCTGACCCAATGGCAGAAAAACTACTGTTTATAGAAGAAAAGCAAGATTTAAGTGCTGATGCACAACGCTATAGCTTTATTGCTAAAGCAGCACAGGCAAATAAAGAATTAAAGAAAAATTATTTTGAGCGTTATTTACAAGACCGCGAATTAGCAGAAAATTGGATTGAAACTAGCTTAAGAGCTTTTAATAGTCCAAACCAAGCTAATTTAACGATTGGTTATCTAAGACCTGCTTTAGCAGCACTGCCACAATTAAAAAAACAGAGAAAAATATTTTTTATTAATGAATGGCTAGCAGCCTTTATTAGTGGGCAATCTAGTCCACAAGCTCTAGAAATAGTCCAACAATATTTAAGAGAAAATAGTATAGATAGAGACTTACAACTAAAGGTCTTAGAAGCTAGTGATAAACTAGAAAAGTGTGTTAAAAGTCGTTCTAAATATGCTAGTAAAAAGTCAATAAAAAGCTCAAAATAA
- a CDS encoding GtrA family protein, whose product MLWLTTDNKISWIISWGKFNLVGLLGVVLQLSLLKLFVTIGVCYLVATLIAVEITIIHNFFWHEHWTWRERTSKNFSSQLIRLAKFNTSTGLISLVGNLLLMKVFVSNFHLPVVLANLLAIASCSIFNFLVSNLFVFQKTDSSLVRLK is encoded by the coding sequence ATGCTTTGGCTAACTACAGATAATAAAATTAGTTGGATAATTTCTTGGGGAAAATTTAATTTGGTAGGGCTTTTAGGCGTTGTTTTACAACTAAGTTTATTAAAGCTATTTGTTACTATAGGTGTATGCTACCTTGTAGCTACACTTATAGCAGTAGAGATAACTATAATACATAATTTCTTTTGGCATGAGCATTGGACTTGGCGCGAAAGAACTTCAAAAAATTTTTCTTCCCAACTTATACGCTTAGCAAAGTTTAACACTAGCACAGGGTTAATTTCACTGGTTGGTAATTTATTGTTAATGAAGGTATTTGTTAGCAATTTTCATTTGCCAGTAGTTTTAGCCAATCTCCTAGCAATAGCTAGTTGCTCAATATTTAATTTTTTGGTTAGCAATTTATTTGTTTTTCAAAAGACAGATAGTTCTTTAGTTAGGCTTAAGTAG
- a CDS encoding Gfo/Idh/MocA family oxidoreductase: MIKIALLGTGRVARARIREINLRKDAVIIGVASSNLERAKELATPINAFATIDWQNLVAQADAVMVCSLNKYHAEMCHFALSLSKPVSVDYPLALSLGETLELVNLAAEKKAILHVEHIELLSPWFNTLQKALPEIGNVLSIFWTNLSNRQAIDTDWTFNTSSGFSLFLHAAIISRLIAIAGKARWVNAQEKLLGLESGQFTSRLTTVQIGFENGVIAQLIDGQGLNVIPIANQLVVIGTKGQLLAENHQQVSLQLTDKKEDLPIVKGEGLFSQDIDNFIKQIQLGTKSYVDHNHICQIAQLATAAQRSCQKQQPIEIK; the protein is encoded by the coding sequence ATGATTAAAATTGCTCTACTTGGTACAGGTCGAGTTGCTCGCGCACGTATTCGAGAAATAAACCTAAGAAAAGATGCTGTAATAATAGGTGTTGCTAGCAGTAATTTAGAACGAGCAAAAGAACTTGCTACACCTATAAATGCTTTTGCAACAATAGATTGGCAAAATCTAGTTGCTCAAGCTGATGCTGTAATGGTTTGCTCGCTTAATAAATATCATGCAGAAATGTGCCATTTTGCTTTAAGCTTAAGTAAACCTGTTAGTGTAGATTATCCGTTAGCCTTATCTTTAGGTGAAACTTTAGAACTAGTAAACTTAGCAGCAGAAAAAAAAGCTATTTTACATGTTGAACACATTGAATTGCTTTCGCCTTGGTTTAACACTCTACAAAAAGCTTTGCCTGAAATAGGAAATGTTTTAAGTATTTTTTGGACAAATTTAAGTAATCGACAGGCAATCGATACAGATTGGACTTTTAACACTTCCTCAGGGTTTTCATTATTCTTACACGCTGCCATAATTAGCCGACTAATTGCTATTGCTGGGAAAGCTAGATGGGTAAATGCTCAAGAAAAATTGCTTGGATTAGAATCAGGACAATTTACTAGTCGATTGACTACCGTTCAAATAGGTTTTGAAAACGGGGTTATTGCTCAACTTATTGATGGACAAGGATTAAATGTTATTCCTATAGCAAACCAACTAGTTGTAATTGGTACAAAAGGACAACTTTTAGCAGAAAATCATCAGCAAGTTAGTTTACAACTTACTGATAAAAAAGAAGATTTACCAATAGTTAAAGGTGAAGGGCTGTTTAGTCAAGATATTGATAATTTTATTAAACAAATTCAACTTGGGACAAAAAGCTATGTTGACCATAACCATATCTGCCAAATTGCTCAACTAGCAACTGCGGCACAACGTTCTTGTCAAAAGCAACAACCAATTGAAATTAAATAA
- a CDS encoding CDP-alcohol phosphatidyltransferase family protein, with product MDSQLTISPTLETTKSTKTTDTKREQTSFLAPFEQIALQWLVKKIPNSVTPDHLSILGLLAMLFGGVGYYFSRENILFLHLVNFCLALNWFGDSLDGTLARYRNKQRPKYGFYVDHMIDTFGTLFLVVGLITSGFMSERVALGVLIVYFMLSINSYLAAYSLNVFSISFWKFSPTELRILLAIGNLFLFTHPYSNILGHKFLLYDVGGVVGIIGMSVMLVVSTAKNTKTLYDRERV from the coding sequence ATGGATTCACAACTTACAATTTCACCTACTTTAGAAACTACAAAATCAACAAAAACTACAGATACTAAACGAGAACAAACAAGTTTTCTTGCTCCATTTGAACAAATTGCTTTGCAATGGTTAGTTAAAAAAATTCCTAACTCGGTAACGCCGGATCACCTGTCAATACTAGGTTTGCTGGCAATGCTTTTTGGTGGTGTAGGCTATTATTTTAGTCGGGAAAATATTTTATTTTTACATCTAGTTAATTTTTGTCTTGCTCTAAATTGGTTTGGAGATAGCCTAGATGGAACTCTTGCCCGCTACCGCAATAAACAACGCCCAAAATATGGTTTTTATGTTGACCATATGATTGATACTTTTGGAACATTGTTTTTAGTCGTTGGTCTGATAACATCAGGTTTTATGTCTGAACGTGTGGCTTTGGGGGTGTTAATTGTTTATTTTATGCTCTCAATAAATTCATATTTAGCAGCCTATTCACTAAATGTTTTCTCTATTTCTTTTTGGAAATTTAGTCCTACAGAACTACGCATTTTATTAGCTATTGGTAATTTATTTTTATTTACACACCCTTACAGCAATATACTTGGGCATAAATTCTTGCTTTATGATGTTGGTGGTGTAGTTGGTATTATAGGAATGTCTGTAATGCTTGTAGTTTCAACAGCTAAAAATACAAAAACCCTTTATGACAGGGAGCGTGTCTAA
- a CDS encoding IPT/TIG domain-containing protein, whose protein sequence is MLKLSTKLIVIMCVMLLAISVLAQNPVSEDQELFVQNKTPQINTINVLQNGDNPLIEITGSAFGKDPNQVKVLTNDNGVLLTPNQVKKKKITLQIPNSNLCTGKVKVRVIVGANSSNTGSFQYQKNAPIIYSFSPERAQTGGVLEIKADNLACQTSENIVTINDIAVPVLGINTDKLSVRIPETFATGKVKVRVMVGNQASLAKDFVIDAGNGLPGTGGSNSEKISFISSAPAGTTFAPMFNIRDRVIVNDAETTLWHAMFYGTHQAIINLPWQVAGQPQKALLTINVREANDIYGNFTGQKEKFVYALISFPRFPEKPYQEVENPFFWGACSAVTETSPSGGFIFNSVARSGGGIDSFNLSRTASASGTATMTFRLVAPDLGRYEEYGINYDKAGSPLVKLPKAISITVEMQEIQPNIPTSYFRIGKITFRDEITGQGSSITEKAVFANTFSITDVPDFGFGIF, encoded by the coding sequence ATGTTAAAACTCTCTACCAAGCTTATTGTGATAATGTGCGTTATGCTACTGGCAATAAGTGTTTTAGCACAAAATCCAGTTTCAGAAGACCAAGAACTCTTTGTGCAAAATAAAACACCTCAAATTAATACAATTAATGTACTACAAAATGGGGATAACCCCTTAATAGAGATAACTGGAAGCGCGTTTGGTAAAGATCCAAATCAAGTTAAAGTTTTGACTAATGATAACGGCGTATTGCTTACACCAAATCAAGTAAAGAAGAAAAAAATTACTTTGCAAATTCCTAATAGCAATTTATGCACAGGAAAAGTAAAAGTTAGGGTGATTGTTGGCGCAAATAGTTCTAATACTGGTAGTTTTCAGTATCAAAAGAATGCACCTATTATTTATAGCTTTAGCCCAGAACGCGCTCAAACAGGAGGCGTGCTAGAAATCAAAGCCGATAATCTAGCCTGTCAAACATCTGAAAATATTGTAACAATCAATGATATTGCAGTACCTGTGCTTGGTATTAATACAGATAAACTTAGCGTTCGTATTCCAGAAACATTTGCAACTGGAAAAGTAAAAGTTAGGGTGATGGTTGGTAATCAAGCTAGTTTAGCTAAAGATTTTGTAATTGATGCAGGAAATGGCCTACCTGGAACAGGTGGAAGCAATAGCGAAAAAATATCTTTTATTAGTAGCGCACCTGCTGGAACAACTTTTGCGCCTATGTTTAATATTAGAGATAGAGTTATAGTTAATGATGCTGAAACAACTCTTTGGCATGCAATGTTTTATGGAACACATCAAGCCATCATTAATCTACCCTGGCAAGTAGCAGGTCAACCACAAAAAGCTTTATTAACTATAAATGTCCGAGAAGCAAATGATATTTATGGTAACTTTACAGGTCAAAAAGAAAAATTTGTTTATGCTTTGATCTCCTTCCCAAGATTTCCTGAAAAACCTTATCAAGAAGTAGAAAATCCTTTCTTTTGGGGTGCTTGTTCGGCTGTAACAGAAACTAGCCCTAGCGGTGGGTTTATCTTTAACTCAGTTGCTCGCTCAGGTGGTGGAATTGATAGCTTTAACTTAAGTAGAACAGCTAGCGCAAGTGGTACAGCAACAATGACATTTCGACTAGTTGCACCAGACCTTGGTAGATATGAAGAATATGGAATTAACTATGATAAAGCTGGTAGTCCACTAGTTAAGTTACCTAAAGCTATTAGCATCACAGTAGAAATGCAAGAAATTCAACCTAATATACCTACTAGCTATTTTAGAATTGGTAAAATAACTTTTAGAGATGAAATTACTGGTCAAGGTTCAAGTATTACTGAAAAAGCTGTTTTTGCTAACACATTTAGCATTACTGATGTACCTGATTTTGGTTTTGGTATATTTTAA
- a CDS encoding TlpA family protein disulfide reductase: MRWQMDAKVFNSSGSTKASTSSGKTVPDFSVTSLKGENISLSKLKGKVVLIDFWATWCGPCRVEMPAVKKVWEKHKNNNFTIIGISLDTDREPLDNYIKNNNITWPQYYDGLGWKNKVAQLYGVRGIPFTVLLDKNGEVAGVSLRGQALANKVDELLQN; the protein is encoded by the coding sequence ATGCGTTGGCAAATGGATGCCAAAGTTTTTAATTCTTCTGGTTCAACTAAGGCTAGCACATCAAGTGGTAAAACCGTTCCTGATTTTTCTGTCACTTCATTAAAAGGTGAAAATATTTCTCTAAGCAAATTAAAAGGAAAGGTAGTCTTAATAGACTTTTGGGCTACTTGGTGCGGCCCTTGTCGTGTAGAAATGCCTGCGGTAAAAAAAGTTTGGGAAAAACATAAAAATAATAACTTTACTATCATTGGCATTAGCCTTGACACAGACCGCGAACCTTTGGACAACTATATAAAAAACAACAATATTACCTGGCCGCAATATTACGATGGACTAGGTTGGAAAAATAAAGTTGCCCAACTTTACGGTGTACGAGGTATTCCTTTTACAGTTTTATTAGATAAAAATGGAGAAGTAGCCGGTGTTAGCCTTAGAGGACAAGCTTTAGCAAATAAAGTTGACGAATTACTACAAAATTAA
- a CDS encoding ankyrin repeat domain-containing protein: protein MKSKKVRIIVIVLIGLIVIGCVIVQGMDRETLLTALSDGNTEAVERLVKSSDVNQKDDRGQVPLIIAIIGDNTKSADLLIKAKADINVKNHLGFTPMQEAIRYLRPNIIKLLVEAGADVNARDKYDKTALIVAAQKKDASLAKLLIEKKADVNYRLEGGKTALVFAAENGAGEVADLLVKAGADLEVKDPSITFPLETLAKGGDFKVIGQVIDRGLIKQGCNCGLAEALGFVASRGDLELIDAILNFGVDLNKLARNGTTPLNNAVVGGKEMAVTKLIQAKADVNIANKFGRTPLMTTAANANANIVKLLLAAGAKVNVKDEEGRTALMYAASYRYEEAIEMAKALIAAKENVNEQDNDGWTALMYAIRDNNTEFIDTLLKAGANIKLKNKAGQTAETIAQDRKRTEVIELLASDKK, encoded by the coding sequence ATGAAATCTAAAAAAGTTAGAATCATAGTCATTGTTTTAATAGGGCTAATAGTAATAGGCTGTGTAATTGTACAAGGAATGGATAGGGAAACTTTATTAACGGCTTTAAGTGATGGGAATACAGAAGCAGTAGAAAGATTAGTAAAAAGTAGTGATGTAAACCAAAAAGATGATCGAGGACAAGTACCTTTAATTATTGCAATAATTGGAGATAATACTAAAAGTGCTGACCTACTTATAAAAGCAAAAGCAGACATCAATGTTAAAAATCATTTGGGTTTTACACCAATGCAAGAAGCTATTAGATATCTTAGGCCAAATATAATTAAACTATTAGTAGAAGCTGGTGCAGATGTTAATGCTCGAGATAAATATGACAAAACAGCCTTAATTGTAGCTGCACAAAAAAAAGATGCTTCATTAGCAAAATTATTGATAGAAAAAAAAGCAGATGTTAATTATAGGCTTGAAGGTGGAAAAACAGCTTTAGTTTTTGCAGCAGAAAACGGTGCAGGAGAAGTTGCAGACCTATTGGTTAAAGCAGGTGCAGATCTTGAAGTTAAAGACCCTAGTATAACATTTCCTTTAGAAACACTCGCTAAAGGTGGTGATTTTAAGGTAATAGGTCAAGTTATAGACAGAGGTTTAATAAAACAAGGTTGCAACTGTGGATTAGCAGAAGCTTTAGGATTTGTTGCAAGTAGAGGAGACTTGGAATTGATAGATGCAATATTAAATTTTGGAGTTGACTTAAATAAACTAGCTAGAAATGGAACAACTCCTTTAAATAACGCGGTAGTTGGTGGAAAAGAAATGGCTGTCACTAAACTTATTCAAGCTAAAGCTGATGTTAATATTGCTAATAAATTTGGACGTACCCCTTTAATGACAACGGCTGCTAATGCTAATGCTAACATAGTAAAACTACTCTTGGCCGCAGGAGCAAAAGTTAATGTAAAAGATGAAGAAGGCAGAACAGCTTTAATGTATGCTGCTTCTTATCGTTATGAAGAAGCTATTGAAATGGCTAAAGCACTCATTGCTGCAAAAGAAAATGTTAATGAACAAGATAATGATGGTTGGACAGCTTTAATGTATGCTATACGTGATAATAATACAGAATTTATAGATACTTTGCTTAAGGCTGGTGCTAATATAAAATTAAAAAATAAAGCAGGCCAAACAGCAGAAACCATTGCTCAAGATAGAAAAAGAACAGAAGTTATTGAATTGCTCGCTTCAGATAAAAAATAA
- a CDS encoding protein kinase, whose translation MLTLGTQISQYKIISRLGCGGMGEVFLAKDLRLGREVAIKVLYDRLAKDTDLVARFEREARSLAALSHPNIITIHDFSSENGITFAVMEYLEGETLRTWILRRPLDLAKALEIAIAVAEGLAAAHSKAVIHRDLKPENIFITHHGLIKILDFGLARVEISTMAESNSFPTVAEVATDPGVVMGTFPYMSPEQIKGNFVDNRTDIFSFGCVFYEMLTGTNPFYRATAIETSAAILKDKPSKISRNLKQISQEIEWIIMRCLEKDREARFPSTRDLVATLKAVAAHSSDSKLNELKKPIQKKTSTRRLRKVISSIAVLPFTNASKDTEAEYLSDGITENIINILSQLPKLKVMARSTVFRYKGKDIDPQEIGQLLKVQAILTGWVTHHGELLKIQTELVDVFDGSQIWGEQYNRKFADILTIQEEIAHQISDKLQMKLSGEDKKRLVKRHTENTKAYELYLKGRYYWNKRTRVSLKKAIEFFQKAIDLDPLYASAYAGLADCYIIIGIYGGEEDPHEAFNKAEIAATKALQIEEVAEAHTALGSVRIYQHWDWIGAEKEFQRALELNPDYPTAHQWYGNHLMRMGRFDEGIEQLKRAQQLDPLSLIINQSIGWGYYLSRQYDKAVKQYLKVIDMDESFYFTHVELGLVYLQQKRYEEAIDEIKKSLALVGEKPAIIYSMLGYAYAVANQITEAKTVLNHLLEDSKKIHISPVLFAILYSGLGDIEKGFYWLEKACEIRDEYLIRMRVDPVIDTLRAYPRFSELMKQVGLPD comes from the coding sequence ATGCTGACACTAGGAACCCAAATAAGTCAATATAAAATCATCTCTCGTCTAGGTTGTGGAGGGATGGGAGAAGTGTTTTTAGCTAAGGATCTGCGTTTAGGTCGTGAGGTTGCTATTAAGGTTCTTTATGATCGTTTAGCTAAAGATACTGATTTAGTAGCACGTTTTGAGCGCGAAGCTCGTTCACTTGCGGCACTTTCACACCCTAACATAATAACAATACATGATTTTAGTAGTGAAAACGGAATTACATTTGCTGTAATGGAATACCTAGAAGGAGAAACCTTAAGAACTTGGATTCTGCGTAGACCCCTAGACTTGGCAAAAGCATTAGAAATAGCAATTGCTGTTGCAGAAGGACTAGCAGCAGCACATTCCAAAGCTGTAATTCATCGAGACTTAAAGCCTGAAAATATTTTTATCACTCATCATGGTCTAATTAAAATCCTGGATTTTGGTTTAGCTCGTGTTGAAATTTCAACAATGGCTGAATCTAATTCTTTTCCTACAGTTGCAGAAGTAGCAACGGATCCAGGCGTTGTAATGGGAACATTTCCTTATATGTCACCTGAACAAATAAAAGGAAATTTTGTTGATAACAGAACAGATATATTTTCTTTTGGATGTGTATTTTATGAAATGTTAACTGGAACAAACCCTTTTTATCGAGCAACAGCAATAGAAACTAGCGCAGCAATCTTAAAAGACAAACCGTCAAAAATATCACGTAATCTAAAACAAATATCTCAAGAAATAGAGTGGATAATAATGCGCTGCTTGGAAAAAGACCGGGAGGCTCGTTTTCCTTCAACACGGGACTTGGTTGCTACATTAAAGGCTGTTGCGGCTCATTCGTCAGATAGTAAACTTAATGAGCTAAAAAAACCTATTCAAAAAAAAACCTCTACTCGTCGGCTACGTAAAGTTATTAGCTCAATAGCAGTTCTGCCATTTACCAATGCAAGCAAAGATACAGAAGCAGAATATTTAAGCGATGGTATTACGGAAAATATAATAAATATTTTGTCTCAGCTACCTAAATTAAAAGTAATGGCAAGAAGTACAGTATTTCGCTATAAAGGAAAAGATATAGATCCTCAAGAAATAGGACAACTACTTAAAGTTCAAGCAATACTGACAGGCTGGGTGACACATCATGGAGAATTGCTAAAAATACAGACAGAGTTAGTAGATGTATTTGATGGCTCTCAAATTTGGGGAGAGCAATATAACCGCAAGTTTGCAGATATTCTTACCATTCAAGAAGAAATTGCTCATCAAATATCTGATAAGTTACAAATGAAACTTTCTGGTGAAGACAAAAAACGTTTAGTTAAACGACATACAGAAAACACTAAAGCCTATGAGCTTTACTTAAAAGGTCGTTATTATTGGAATAAACGGACTCGTGTTAGCTTAAAAAAGGCTATTGAATTTTTCCAAAAAGCTATTGACCTAGATCCTCTTTATGCTTCAGCTTATGCAGGGCTAGCTGATTGCTACATAATTATAGGCATTTATGGTGGTGAAGAAGACCCGCATGAAGCTTTTAATAAAGCTGAAATAGCTGCAACTAAAGCACTGCAAATTGAAGAAGTAGCTGAAGCACATACAGCACTAGGAAGTGTTCGTATTTATCAACATTGGGATTGGATAGGAGCAGAAAAGGAGTTTCAAAGAGCCTTAGAACTTAATCCAGATTATCCAACGGCTCATCAATGGTATGGTAATCACTTAATGAGAATGGGTAGATTTGACGAAGGTATAGAACAACTTAAACGCGCTCAACAGCTAGATCCACTCTCGCTAATTATCAATCAATCCATTGGTTGGGGATATTATCTTTCTCGTCAGTATGACAAGGCAGTAAAACAATATCTTAAAGTCATTGATATGGATGAGAGTTTTTATTTTACTCATGTAGAGCTAGGACTAGTTTATTTACAGCAAAAGAGATATGAAGAAGCAATTGATGAAATAAAAAAATCTTTAGCTTTAGTTGGGGAAAAACCCGCTATTATATACTCTATGCTAGGCTATGCTTATGCAGTTGCAAATCAAATAACAGAAGCTAAAACTGTCTTAAATCATTTGTTAGAAGACTCTAAAAAAATCCATATCTCCCCTGTACTTTTTGCAATTCTTTATTCAGGTCTTGGAGATATTGAAAAAGGCTTTTATTGGTTAGAAAAAGCCTGTGAAATCCGAGATGAATATTTAATTAGAATGAGAGTTGACCCAGTTATTGACACTTTAAGAGCTTATCCTCGATTTAGTGAGCTAATGAAACAGGTTGGACTACCTGACTAA